The Vicia villosa cultivar HV-30 ecotype Madison, WI unplaced genomic scaffold, Vvil1.0 ctg.001572F_1_1, whole genome shotgun sequence genome contains a region encoding:
- the LOC131635863 gene encoding uncharacterized protein LOC131635863 — protein MSRGNQRERRCTLEFDGASSGNPGKSGAGAVLRSGNEVHRFSKGLGTQTNNSAEYEGLLLGLKEASEKGYDHVEIRGDSKLVCEQFKGNWKVNNPNLRDLRDKALDLKDNFKSVKVQHVPRGSNREADAQASWGKNLEAGQVQEDYYYY, from the exons ATGAGTCGTGGAAACCAGAGAGAG CGTCGCTGTACCCTCGAGTTCGACGGTGCATCCAGTGGAAATCCTGGAAAGTCTGGTGCAGGAGCTGTACTCCGTTCTGGGAATGAG GTCCATCGCTTCAGTAAAGGACTGGGCACTCAAACAAACAATTCTGCTGAGTATGAAGGTTTACTTTTGGGATTGAAAGAAGCCAGTGAGAAAGGGTATGATCATGTCGAAATTCGAGGCGATTCTAAGCTTGTTTGCGAACAG TTTAAGGGTAATTGGAAAGTCAACAACCCGAATTTAAGGGACTTGCGTGATAAGGCTTTGGACTTGAAGGATAACTTCAAGTCAGTCAAGGTTCAACATGTTCCTAGG GGTTCTAACAGAGAAGCTGATGCTCAAGCAAGTTGGGGCAAAAATCTTGAAG CTGGCCAAGTTCAAGAAGACTATTACTACTATTGA